From the Candidatus Binatia bacterium genome, the window GTACGTCAGGCATGCCGGGAGCGAAGGCACGTGTGGCTCCTTTGCGGTGCACCAGGAGCTTGCGGCGCTGACCGCCGACTTCGTGTTCCTCGAGTTTGGCCGTGTTGTGACACACGTCGTACACCATCTCGAGTCCGAGTTCACGAGCGTCGCGATGCAGCACCTCGGAAAACACCTCACGCACCCGATGCAGGATCATTTGCCGGTTGGCGAAGGACATGTTGATTCCGCACTTCATCGCGGCGAAGTACGCTTGGCCCTCCGGCGAGCGGAAGGGAGCGCAGGCCAAATCGCGGTCGGGCAAGACGATGCCCCATTTCTTCTCCATGAGTGGGGCGAACTGCTGGACGTAGTCGCTCGCAATTTGGTGGCCGAAGCCGCGGCTGCCGCAGTGAAACATGATGACCACTTGGTAAGGCTTGGTGATACCCATGACTGCTGCAGCGTGTGGATCGAAGATGTGCTCGGGCTTGACAATTTGGATTTCCAGGTAGTGGTTACCCGATCCTAACGTGCCCACTTGAGTGCGGCCGCGTTCCAGCGCGCGGCGGCTCACCTTGCTCGGATCGGCGCCGGCAATCGCGCCGCCTTCTTCGGTGCGCTCGAGATCCTCTGGCCAGCCGTAACCGCGGGCAACGCACCAGCGCGCCCCTTGTACCGCGACTTCGGCGAATTCATCGTCGCTCAGCTTCAAAAAGCCGTGCGCACCGACGCCAGCGGGAACTCGCCGATACAAAGCGTCGACCAAGTCGCGAATGTGCTCGCGAATCTCGTCGTATACCAAATTGGTTCGCACCAAGCGCATCCCGCAGTTGATGTCGAAACCTATGCCACCTGGCGAAATCACCCCGTGATCGGGGTCCATCGCCGCCATGCCGCCGATGGGAAAGCCGTAACCCCAATGGCCATCGGGCATACAGAAAGCGCGATCGACGATGCCCGGGAGCATGGCGACATTCGTCACCTGTTCGAACACGCCATCATCCATTTGCGCGAGCAAGTCGGGGGTGGCGTAAATCCGTGCGGGCACGCGCATGCCCGGTTTCGCATCGGGAGGGATCTCCCAGGTTGCCGGACCAACTTGGACGCACTTCTTGCGCAGCTCGGAGCCCTTCGTCGCTGGAACGGCCATGGGTCCTAAACTACTCGCACGGGGCCTTCCTGGCAACGGTGCGCGGCGATCCACAGTGCTTGCAAGCACGGCCAGAGAGGGCGAATAGGAGGCGGCGCATGCGGTATGTCCTGGAGCAATGCGTGTCGCACGCACAGGTCGATTTTATCGGGGAGCAAAAGCTGTCCGACTTGCTCAGCTGGTTCGAGCAGGCGGCGGTGGAGGCTTCGCAGGCATGCGGGTGGGGTCCCGCGGAGTACAGCCTCGCTGGGTGCGTATGGATCATCCGGCGCACCCGAGTGTGGCGCTTTGCCCCGGTGGGCGGGTTGGATCACCTGCGGGTAGAAACCCGCGTGGCCGATGTGCGGCGGGCGCGCTCGCTGCGCGAGTACTGCGTGTGGCGCGGGACAACGAAAGTGGCTGAAGGCGTCAGCGACTGGGTGTATTACGATCTCGAGCGCCGCCGGCCGGCGCGGGTGCCAGCCGAACTCAGCAGCGCTTTGTACGGATCGGAGCCGGTGCCCAGCTTGGAGCGCAGCCCACATCCGTGGTCGGAGCGGCCGGAGCCCGCGGATCGGCTGCGAGTTGCCGTGCGGCCGTCGGATCTCGACCACTTGCAGCACGTGAACAATGCCACCTACGCAGACCTGCTCGACGACGCCGTCCTGGCCTGGTGTGCGGCGCACGGTTGGCCGCTGCCGCGCATGCTGGCCCACGGAGGAGCCCTGCGCCCTGTGGGCCTCGACGTGGAGTACCTGGACGATGCGGGCAGCGGCACCGAACTGTTGATTGACACCTGGGGCTCATGGTCCGACGGCCCCGGCAGCGCGCCCGAGCAGGCAGAGTTTGTGCAGTCCGTGCGGGCGAATTCGGGGGTGGTGGTAGCCCGCGCCGTTAGCCACTACGTATGGCGGACTTGCGCCCCAGTGCTCGGTCGGCCACCACGCTAGCCTGAGGTTGGCGGTGTCGCTGGGCTTCGCAGTTTCGACCCCTCCCAGAACTCAATCGGCCACTGCGCCCCCAAGTGAATCGCCAGTGGGCGGGGAACAGCTTGCGCTGATCCCCGCCCACGCAGCGTTACTGGGGAAGTTGGGGTTGCGCAATATACGCTTGATCGATGCGGCCAGTGAGCGAGTCAAGAAAGGCGATGATCTCGTCGACGTCTTGGTCGCTCAACGTGCGTCCGAGTTGGTATTCCGCCATGATGCGCACCATCTCGGGCAAGGTGGCTACGCTACCGTCGTGCAAGTACGGCGCTGTTTTGGTGA encodes:
- a CDS encoding RtcB family protein, whose translation is MRVPARIYATPDLLAQMDDGVFEQVTNVAMLPGIVDRAFCMPDGHWGYGFPIGGMAAMDPDHGVISPGGIGFDINCGMRLVRTNLVYDEIREHIRDLVDALYRRVPAGVGAHGFLKLSDDEFAEVAVQGARWCVARGYGWPEDLERTEEGGAIAGADPSKVSRRALERGRTQVGTLGSGNHYLEIQIVKPEHIFDPHAAAVMGITKPYQVVIMFHCGSRGFGHQIASDYVQQFAPLMEKKWGIVLPDRDLACAPFRSPEGQAYFAAMKCGINMSFANRQMILHRVREVFSEVLHRDARELGLEMVYDVCHNTAKLEEHEVGGQRRKLLVHRKGATRAFAPGMPDVPAMYREIGQPVIIGGSMETGSYLLRGVPTGKQAFFTTAHGSGRTMSRHAAKKQFRGKELEQQLAARGIYVRSVSYGGLAEEAGAAYKNIDAVVAATTEAGLSLPVVRFTPVGNVKG
- a CDS encoding thioesterase encodes the protein MRYVLEQCVSHAQVDFIGEQKLSDLLSWFEQAAVEASQACGWGPAEYSLAGCVWIIRRTRVWRFAPVGGLDHLRVETRVADVRRARSLREYCVWRGTTKVAEGVSDWVYYDLERRRPARVPAELSSALYGSEPVPSLERSPHPWSERPEPADRLRVAVRPSDLDHLQHVNNATYADLLDDAVLAWCAAHGWPLPRMLAHGGALRPVGLDVEYLDDAGSGTELLIDTWGSWSDGPGSAPEQAEFVQSVRANSGVVVARAVSHYVWRTCAPVLGRPPR